In one Erinaceus europaeus chromosome 3, mEriEur2.1, whole genome shotgun sequence genomic region, the following are encoded:
- the LOC103113769 gene encoding nucleoside diphosphate kinase B-like isoform X2, producing MANMELTFIAIKLDNVQHGLVGEIIKLLKQKDFYLVAMKFLQASEELLKQDYIDLKDPPFFPGLVKYMNSGPVVAMEHHSWQ from the exons ATGGCCAACATGGAGCTTACATTCATCGCCATCAAGCTGGACAACGTGCAGCATGGCCTGGTGGGCGAGATCATCAAGCTCTTGAAGCAGAAGGACTTCTACCTCGTGGCCATGAAGTTCCTTCAGGCCTCTGAGGAACTCCTGAAGCAGGACTACATTGACCTGAAAGACCCTCCATTCTTCCCTGGGCTTGTTAAGTACATGAACTCTGGGCCAGTGGTGGCTATG GAACATCATTCATGGCAGTGA
- the LOC103113769 gene encoding nucleoside diphosphate kinase B-like isoform X1, producing the protein MANMELTFIAIKLDNVQHGLVGEIIKLLKQKDFYLVAMKFLQASEELLKQDYIDLKDPPFFPGLVKYMNSGPVVAMVWEGQNVVKTGRVMHGETNPADSMPGTIQGDVYIQVGRNIIHGSDSVKSAEKEISLLFKPEELVTYKSCAFDGIYE; encoded by the coding sequence ATGGCCAACATGGAGCTTACATTCATCGCCATCAAGCTGGACAACGTGCAGCATGGCCTGGTGGGCGAGATCATCAAGCTCTTGAAGCAGAAGGACTTCTACCTCGTGGCCATGAAGTTCCTTCAGGCCTCTGAGGAACTCCTGAAGCAGGACTACATTGACCTGAAAGACCCTCCATTCTTCCCTGGGCTTGTTAAGTACATGAACTCTGGGCCAGTGGTGGCTATGGTCTGGGAGGGGCAGAATGTAGTGAAGACAGGGAGAGTGATGCATGGGGAAACCAATCCAGCCGATTCTATGCCAGGCACCATTCAAGGGGACGTCTACATTCAGGTTGGCAGGAACATCATTCATGGCAGTGATTCAGTAAAAAGTGCTGAGAAGGAAATCAGCCTATTGTTTAAGCCTGAAGAACTGGTTAcctacaagtcctgtgcttttgACGGGATTTATGAATAA